The region CCGTTTGCTGCGAGGACAGGTTCTCCGCCGCGCTCCCAAAGCGGAAATCTAGGATAGATGAAAAGCTTGTGGCATGACAGACAGCGGGGGCCCATTTTCCGCGAGCCCAATCACTCGAGTGAGCCTCCAAACAAGGTTGTCGGCCGAGAAGTTTTGGATCATCTTCGTAAGCTCGGGTGGCAGCCGGGTAAGCTGGGGCAAGCCCGAGAGCTGCAGCAAAATGGTGTACAGGGAGGATCTCGATGTTGCTATTCTCTAGTTGTAGCTTGGGGCGAATATTCCATGGTTGGCTCCATGCGGAAAACTCCCGCAGCGCTGTCAGTACCTCCTGCTCCGATATTTGGCGGTATCGCATAAAGATACGGAAGCAGTCATCGTGTACTGAGAGGCGGTTAGAAACTGTGCTTCATGGTGAATGACAAGATACCAATTACCCCGCGAACGCTGTTCCTGACTCTTGAGTTCTTGTGCAGCGAAGGCTCGGATCAGCGCCGAAAACTTTCAGATTCGTCAGTCGTGTCGGCCTGAAGCTCCTGTACCAGCCATCTTCCAGATAGCCAGGCGACCAACAGTCGCAGAGGGCGCAGCGCGATTTCCACATGAGTGCCATCGCAATTGATACTGGTAGGCGTCAATGGTTGAGGTCGAACACAGAAGAAGGttggctttttttcttcttcgaaAAACCAAGCGGTTTCGAGAAAATTAAGCTCTCAACACAAGCCACAAGCCTGATTGATGTCTTAACCACTGCCATTTTGACAAGCCCTCAGCCCAGTTCTCGTAGCCACACTTGGAGAGAGCCGATGAGGCTTGTAAACTTAGTTCTGTACCTTCACAGGGTCAGCTCGACATAGTTCAAGAAAGTAATGTTATGAGAgctcgctctctctcttaTACCATGATATCAAAAGGGGAAGCCGATGATGAGAATGAAAAGGTAACGCGTTGCAACGTCGTCTCAGCCAGGCCGTCTTACACGGCTTCTGGACCAATCGGAGCTGCTGATGGGCATGCGGGGTTAGCCGCTTCGTGCATGGGCATCATGGACATCTGCGGTAGCTTCTGAACACAGTCACCTGCAATTGCAAAAATATCTGCAACTGTCTCTGCATTGCATCATCAACTCTGGATGCCGCTCCCGGCCGATGGCCTGGGCTTCGGAgcttcctcatcacccccgctCCAGTGGATATTGAGACGATGTCGGACGGGAGGCTGGGGACCAGTTGCACCTGCATCTCGTCAAGTGACaagagatgggatgatgTTTACAACAGCCACGACACCCCTTGCTATTTAGCTTCTTTCTTCATTTCATCCTCTTTCCTCTTTGTTTTTCTATGAAAATTCATCCAACCCTATCTTTCTTGACATATTCCAGCCTGTCACCCGCATCCTCCACTGGCGGCCATTTCCCCACAGTCGCTTGGCAGCCCCGCAAGGACCGGGGCTGCAAGAAGCGTTTCTTGGCTGCTTGGAGCTATTCAGAATCCCCACCCTCAGAGCTTGTTATCGGCCGGCCCCCTCCAAGTCCAAGCCATTGACGAACCAAAGATCCTGTTGTTCGTCCAGTCTTTGGTCCGACTCGGATATAAGTCTCGTCCAAGGTCGTGACGGCGAAAACAGACTTTCCCCCCTCTTGCTGTTCATCCCCGTGCCCGCAAAGCCCAAGCACAAGCCCACCATGTCACTGCATCGTGTTGCGTCGCTCGAAACTTTCGCCATCCTCCCAACCGACCagagatcaaggaggagctCCGATGCTTCGGCTCGCGCCCGCAAATTAACCTTCAACCCACTCCCGCAAGAATGGGATCCTCCAGCTGGCCTGGACCAACTTCATGCCGTTGGCGCCTTTGAGGTGCCTCGCTGGAAGCGTCTACGTAGGTCTCGCATCTCCTCACTGTGGCCTTTTGGTGTCGTTGCCCCAGTGTGCTCATGCAGTGTGTGAGAACAGTCCaggttgccgccgccgtcttctACTGCCTCTTCGCGTCCGGTGTTGTCTTTGGATATGCCGCCATCAAGCCAGTCCTCAAGTCGGAGGGTGCCTACAAAGATATCTGCTCAGCCCCGGGCGGGCTAGTCAGCGAGGACACATGCATAGAGATACATCTGAACTTGATGTTCACGGTGGCCGCTGTGGCTACGAATGTTGCTGCTCTCCCTATTGGAGCTATCCTCGATCACTATGGGCCTCGGGTGTGTGGTATACTTGGCAGTCTCTTCCTGGCCATTGGCGCGGCGCTGATGGCCAACGAGAGCCGCTTGCCTTTTGACGGCTTGTTGTTTGGTTATCTTTTCCTGGCTCTGGGAGGCCCCTTTACCTACATCTCGTCGTTCCAGCTGTCCAATGCCTTCCCCAAAAACTCGGGCCTCATTTTGGCCCTCTTGACGGGCGCTTTCGACGCCTCCAGcgccttgttcttggtgtaCCGGATCGTCTTTCAAAAGTCAGAGGGCGCCTTTGGACATCAGCGGTTCTTCATGGTGTACTTGATTGTACCTGTGGTGATCATCATCTTGCAGTTTACGCTGATGCCATCTCAGTCTTACAAGACGGTTGGtgagctggtggaggagatcgAGGAGCCAGTCGCCGAGGAACCGGATGACCAGGTTGACGAAGAAACCGCCCTGctccaggaggaggaaagacaACATCGCGCCGATGTCATCGAGGGTCTCCAGAACGTGCTCGGCTCGGCCAAGGCGGACAAGCAAGCGAAACGCGAGGAGCGCAAGAATGAGATCTCGGGTGTCTGGGGTGTCATGCACCCCTACACGTCTTGGGAGCAGATCAAGTCCCCTTGGTTTATCTTGATCTGCGCTTTTACTGGTATGCTGCTGCTTTATCTGATCCTCGACGTGCGTCTAATGTTTGGTTGTTCACAGTTATCCAAATGACCCGCATCAATTACTTCGTTGCCACAATTCGCGCCCAGTACGAAGCCATCTTTGGCTCTATCGAAAAAGCGGCCGAGATCAACGAATTCTTCGACCTCGCTCTCCCCATCGGCGGTATTCTCAGCATTCCCTTCATTGGTATGATTCTCGACCACACCAGCACCGTTACCGTGCTTGCCTGCCTCGTCACATGCGCCACCACGATCGGCGTCCTGGGTATCATCCCGCAGACATGGGCTGCGTACGGAAATATTTGCCTGTTTGTTCTTTACCGTCCATTTTATTACACGGCGGTGTCGGACTACAGCGCCAAGGTGTTTGGATTCAGGACGTTTGGCAAAGTTTACGGTACGATTATCTGCCTGTCTGGCGTCTTCAACTTCTCGCAGTCTGGGTTGGATTTCTTGTTTCACCAAACCTTCAAGGGCAATCCTCTACCGGTGAATGTGATGTTGTTGAGTTTGGGGCTGGCAGTTGGTCTCGGGCTGGTAGGCTTCGTGGCTATCAAGGCAAAGATGatcaagaggaagatgctTTCAGAGGAGGCATACGGTGCGTTCAGTGACCCAAGGTGGAATCACTAGGGGAGGTCCAGCTTCAGCAAGAAGAGCAGGAGAAACAGATTGTCGCGGAGTTACCAGAATAGCGGGGGTGAGTTGtaaaaagaaacaagaagaatgttggaaaggaaaaggacaaGGGATTGGAGGACCATAATGGTGTTTTTGTGTGACATGGACAAATCGGTTTGGATGATACCTGCATGGTGGGAAGAGGAACGCATGGGCACATGGCGATGGCGCACTAAGGATTTTTCGTTTAACGGGGCATTTATGTTGAGCATGAGTGGTAAGCAAAGCAGTCGAATATTTAACATTTGCATATCGGACCTTTGCCCGCTTTCTCTCTCGTGATACCTTGAGTACGGGTTACAGTTGCTGCTTGGACAAGACTATACCAGTGGGCGACACCTAACCTACCAAATTGGCGCGCACGACGTCATTTTAATTTTTTCGATGTCTATAAAACCTAGAAAACTATCGTTTTGACACCTGCTCTTGAACAAGACTGGCAACATATTGCGCAAGACCAATCGAAGACTCTCGTACAAGTATCTATCCAACCTGTTTCAAAAACCATCAACCATATTTCAAGATACCTTTTATGGACTACCTGTCTTCTGTTCCACTGGATTATCATTGTTCAAAAGCCTTCTGAAATCAGCTAGACAGACGGCACGCTGCCTCAAAAAACCATTCGCATGGTGTTGAAAGACACACCAGTAGTACCACATGGCCACCCGAGTACACTTGAACACAACCTATACTCTCGACCTGCCAACTCCTTGAATTCTTCTCCTCAtaaacctcaccctccaaacTACAACCAGACCAATCCTAGGTGGCAAAGAAGCAAAACCCCTTCCTAAACagccatctccccctccactcccaacccctgctccttcaccctccgctccacctcatccccctccctctcccccctctcctccttcaacctctcctccacctcatccctCACCGGCCCCAAATCCGGTGGGATAATACTGCTCTGCACGCTCGGCGCGTGCTGCACAAACCTCAACTGCTCATGCACATGCGCCACAATGTCCCTCAGCCTCTTCTCCGTATTCTTGTTATTCCTCGGCTCACTCATACTCTGCTCCAGCGTCGGAAAAAGCGTCTCGTGCACAAAGTGCTGCCTCCACGGCGCATGCTGCGGGATCTCCGCCGGAATGTTCTGGTCGGCGCCAATCGCGATGGAGGTCTCGTACGCCCACGCCCTGGCCACGTTTCGGGGCGTGtacccccccccaccaaacaaAATCATGGGAATGCCTAGACTTTTGCAAAACCTCACGCAGGCCGCGTGACCCTCTACCTTCAGATTGAACCTACCAAGTCGGTCGCCCGCAAGAGAGTCGGCGCCGCACTGGAGGGCGATCGCACTCGGGCGGAACGTGGTGTTGACTTGCCCAATGATGGACTTGAACAGGTGCTCGTACTGCTCGTCTGTGATGCCGTCGTTGAGGGGAACGTTGATGGCGTGGTGAGCTCCGGGGTTGTGCTCGGATTTCGGACCGTTGTCGTTCAGCCCGCCGGTGCCGGGAAAGAAGACTTCGGGTTGGTACTTGTGGAACGAGACGGTCATGACGCGGTCGGTGCTGAAGAAGGCCTCTTCTACGCCGTCGCCGTGGTGGACGTCAATGTCGATGTATAACACGCGGGGGTAGAGCCGCAAGAgctggaggatggcgaggacgaTGTCGTTGATGTAGCAGAACCCGGAGGCTTCGGACTTTTTGGCGTGGTGAAGGCCGCCGCCCCAGGCGATGGCGATGTCGGATTGTTTGTTGCAGATTTTGCGGGCGGCGTCTAGGGAGGTGCCGGCTGACATGGAGCAGTAGTCGTAGAGACCGTGGAAGAGGGGACAGTCGGAACCGCCGAGGTTGAACTTGACGTCCTTGTCGGGGTTATCCAGGTCTCGGGGTTGGTCCTCTGGGGCGGCCGTCGCGAGGTAGTCCAGATAATCGCTCGAGTGGAAAGAGTTGAGCT is a window of Podospora pseudopauciseta strain CBS 411.78 chromosome 1, whole genome shotgun sequence DNA encoding:
- a CDS encoding hypothetical protein (COG:S; EggNog:ENOG503NU8J); its protein translation is MSLHRVASLETFAILPTDQRSRRSSDASARARKLTFNPLPQEWDPPAGLDQLHAVGAFEVPRWKRLLQVAAAVFYCLFASGVVFGYAAIKPVLKSEGAYKDICSAPGGLVSEDTCIEIHLNLMFTVAAVATNVAALPIGAILDHYGPRVCGILGSLFLAIGAALMANESRLPFDGLLFGYLFLALGGPFTYISSFQLSNAFPKNSGLILALLTGAFDASSALFLVYRIVFQKSEGAFGHQRFFMVYLIVPVVIIILQFTLMPSQSYKTVGELVEEIEEPVAEEPDDQVDEETALLQEEERQHRADVIEGLQNVLGSAKADKQAKREERKNEISGVWGVMHPYTSWEQIKSPWFILICAFTVIQMTRINYFVATIRAQYEAIFGSIEKAAEINEFFDLALPIGGILSIPFIGMILDHTSTVTVLACLVTCATTIGVLGIIPQTWAAYGNICLFVLYRPFYYTAVSDYSAKVFGFRTFGKVYGTIICLSGVFNFSQSGLDFLFHQTFKGNPLPVNVMLLSLGLAVGLGLVGFVAIKAKMIKRKMLSEEAYGAFSDPRWNH
- the HOS2 gene encoding histone deacetylase (COG:B; EggNog:ENOG503NWW7), producing MGSFWRQGLFKISTQHARRQGPYFFRRKLVPKPFTHLRFSSHLTQTHHHFEMMDVDSYRWRPPKTNYLPHNIDMDPVVEEFEIPLGRASDHENAAYFEKMKLAAQEFNIVRPKGYTVSYHATSEMEKHHFGQTHPMKPWRLTLTKSLVTAYGMPFAMDNYNTRHATYEELNSFHSSDYLDYLATAAPEDQPRDLDNPDKDVKFNLGGSDCPLFHGLYDYCSMSAGTSLDAARKICNKQSDIAIAWGGGLHHAKKSEASGFCYINDIVLAILQLLRLYPRVLYIDIDVHHGDGVEEAFFSTDRVMTVSFHKYQPEVFFPGTGGLNDNGPKSEHNPGAHHAINVPLNDGITDEQYEHLFKSIIGQVNTTFRPSAIALQCGADSLAGDRLGRFNLKVEGHAACVRFCKSLGIPMILFGGGGYTPRNVARAWAYETSIAIGADQNIPAEIPQHAPWRQHFVHETLFPTLEQSMSEPRNNKNTEKRLRDIVAHVHEQLRFVQHAPSVQSSIIPPDLGPVRDEVEERLKEERGEREGDEVERRVKEQGLGVEGEMAV